The following proteins are co-located in the Spirochaetota bacterium genome:
- a CDS encoding DUF362 domain-containing protein, which produces MKYCVALSQYKSKGSIQYAIDLSQAFANLKPSDKVFIKPNIVFWAKVPFPKWGVITTSAVVHEVVELLKDYGVNYITIGEGIVTLNPNDKETAAHAFDYLGYTSLAKTYNVNIVNIFDRPFKKVSLDNEIEIQINADALESDFLINIPVLKTHAQTVVSLGLKNLKGLLNIPSRKKFHNPDEQKNLHYMIAKLYPLLPKGATIIDGIYTLERGPGFDGKPRRSNIIVASADMLSADIVGTIVLGHNPKNIPYLELAAEQEKRKIDLSDIKIVGESLESLTSFHEYSFPYNNDGTLPEKLHKMGVTGLSYPKYDITMCTYCAALNGAVLTAITFAWQGKPWNDVEVLTGKKMKPSDGKKYTILLGQCMVNLHKNNPHIHAIPIRGCPPDPKETVKALHQAGIEVNPLIFEHLDIAPTYFMERYKNKPEFEEQFYVIKL; this is translated from the coding sequence ATGAAGTATTGCGTTGCCCTAAGCCAATATAAAAGCAAAGGAAGCATACAATATGCTATAGATCTTTCACAGGCATTTGCAAATTTAAAACCATCAGATAAAGTTTTTATTAAACCAAATATCGTTTTTTGGGCAAAAGTGCCTTTCCCCAAATGGGGTGTTATCACAACTTCGGCTGTTGTGCATGAAGTTGTTGAATTACTAAAAGACTATGGAGTAAACTATATAACAATTGGCGAAGGCATTGTAACTCTCAATCCTAACGATAAAGAAACAGCAGCTCATGCATTTGATTATTTAGGCTATACTTCATTAGCAAAAACATATAATGTAAATATTGTAAATATATTTGATAGGCCATTTAAAAAAGTATCATTGGATAATGAAATTGAGATACAAATAAATGCTGATGCTTTGGAAAGCGATTTTCTAATAAATATTCCAGTTCTAAAGACACATGCCCAAACTGTTGTAAGCCTGGGACTCAAAAATTTAAAGGGTTTACTCAATATACCTTCAAGAAAAAAATTTCATAATCCTGACGAACAAAAAAACTTGCACTACATGATTGCAAAGTTATATCCGCTTTTACCAAAAGGTGCAACAATTATTGATGGAATATATACACTTGAACGAGGTCCAGGATTTGATGGAAAACCACGGCGAAGTAATATCATTGTTGCTTCAGCCGACATGTTATCTGCAGATATTGTCGGCACCATAGTACTTGGCCATAACCCTAAGAATATACCATATCTTGAATTAGCTGCTGAACAGGAAAAAAGGAAAATTGATCTATCTGATATTAAAATTGTTGGTGAATCATTAGAATCGCTCACCTCATTTCATGAATATTCTTTCCCATACAATAACGATGGGACATTACCCGAAAAATTGCACAAGATGGGAGTCACCGGGTTATCATATCCTAAATACGATATTACCATGTGTACATATTGTGCAGCACTCAATGGTGCAGTACTAACCGCAATAACTTTTGCATGGCAGGGTAAACCGTGGAATGATGTTGAAGTTTTAACAGGAAAAAAGATGAAACCTTCAGATGGGAAAAAATATACAATTTTACTTGGCCAATGTATGGTTAATTTACATAAAAATAATCCGCATATACATGCTATCCCTATACGAGGCTGTCCACCTGATCCAAAAGAAACAGTAAAAGCACTGCACCAAGCGGGTATAGAAGTAAACCCTCTTATTTTTGAACATTTGGATATAGCGCCAACATATTTCATGGAGCGATATAAAAATAAGCCAGAATTTGAAGAGCAATTTTATGTAATTAAATTATAA